From the genome of Amylibacter sp. IMCC11727:
GAAACAGCGGCGCGCCTAAACGCATTTGTGGATGCTGGTTTGCATGGGCAAATGGGCTGGATGGCGGAGCGCATGAACTGGCGTGGATCCCCCAGCGCGTTGTGGCCCGAGGCAAAGTCGGTGGTGATGCTGGCGGAAAACTACGGGCCAGATCACGATCCGTTAGAGGTTTTGGAACACCCTGATCGTGCCGCCATTAGTGTTTATGCGCAAAACCGCGATTACCATGATGTGGTGAAAAAGCGGCTGAAACGGGTGGGGCGATGGTTGATCGAACAGGAGCCAGACACACAGATTAAGGTGTTTGTGGACACGGCCCCTGTAATGGAAAAACCGCTGGCGCAAGCAGCGGGGCTCGGCTGGCAGGGCAAACATACAAATGTGGTGTCGCGCGCGCTTGGGTCATGGTTCTTTCTAGGGGCGATATTTACGACGGCTGAGTTGGATATTTCCGAGCGTGAAGTGGATCATTGTGGGCGGTGCCGTAAGTGTCTGGATGTGTGTCCAACGGATGCGTTTATCGCGCCTTATCAATTGGATGCACGGCGTTGTATTAGTTACCTGACAATTGAACATCATGGGCCTGTTGATCTGGAATTGCGAGCCAAGATGGGCAATCGAATTTACGGGTGTGACGATTGCTTGGCTGTGTGTCCGTGGAACAAATTTGCCGAACGTGCCGTCGAGGTGAAGTATCATGGGCGCGCGGAATTGATGGGGGCGAAGTTGGCGGAACTGGCCGTTTTGGATGATGCGGGGTTTCGGGCGCTGTTTTCTGGATCACCTATAAAGCGGATTGGGCGCAATCGGTTTGTGCGCAATGTGTGCTATGCGATTGGGAATTCGGGTGAGCCATCTTTAATTGAAGCGGCGCAGGGTTTGGTTGGTGATGACGATGCCACGGTTGCGGACGCGGCGCGGTGGGCTGTGGAAAGATTGTCGGGCTGAAGCCTGACCTACGGAGGGTTGAAATGTCGGTTTTGTTGAGTTTCGGGCATGGGTTTTCGGCGCAGGCGTTGGTTCCGCTGTTGGACGGTTGGCGGGTGATTGGCACGTCCCGCACGGCAGGAAAGCGGAAGCAAGACGGTGTGGACATGGTGCAATTTCCAGGGACGGACATGGGGGCGTATTTGGATGACGCGACCCATTTGTTGATTTCGGCTGGGCCAGATGCGGATGGGGATCCTGTGTTGCGTGAATTGCGCGACGAGATTGCTAAGCGGGAGTTTGAGTGGGTTGGATATTTGTCCACCACGGGGGTGTATGGGGATCATCAGGGCGGTTGGGTTGATGAAGAGACTCCGCTGACGCCATCAACGCGGCGCGGGCAATGGCGTGTGGCTGCAGAGACTGCTTGGATGGAGATGGACCTGCCGTTGCATATTTTTCGCCTTGCGGGGATTTATGGGCCAGGGCGTGGGCCGTTTAGCAAGGTGCGGGCGGGTACAGCGCGGCGGATCATTAAAGAGGGACAGGTGTTTTCGCGCATTCATGTGGAGGATATCGCGCAGGTGTTGGCGGCGAGCATTGCGCGGCCAAATGCTGGGGCGGTTTACAATTTGTGTGATGATGATCCTGCGCCGCCGCAAGATGTGATTGGTTATGCGGCGGAATTGCTGGGTGTGCCGCTGCCAGAGGCGGTGGCTTTTGAAGATGCGGATATGACCCCGATGGCGCGCAGTTTTTATGCGGAAAGCAAGCGGGTGCGCAACGTACGGATCAAGGATGAGTTGGGGGTTGTGCTGAAGTATCCGAATTACCGAGTTGGATTGCAGGCGTTGCTGCGTGATGAGGGCGGCTGATTTGGATATTTTTGGCCAAAAGAAGGGGTGATGCCAGTGAGCGTTTTGGGCCGTGTGGTGATTTACGCAAAAGACATTGAAGCGATGGTGGCATTTTACACGCAGACTTTTGGGTTTGAGGTGCTGCGCGATCCAGCGGATCGCATTGTGGA
Proteins encoded in this window:
- the queG gene encoding tRNA epoxyqueuosine(34) reductase QueG; protein product: MSGLTDRLRAKALAEGFSDFGVCKPDAVPETAARLNAFVDAGLHGQMGWMAERMNWRGSPSALWPEAKSVVMLAENYGPDHDPLEVLEHPDRAAISVYAQNRDYHDVVKKRLKRVGRWLIEQEPDTQIKVFVDTAPVMEKPLAQAAGLGWQGKHTNVVSRALGSWFFLGAIFTTAELDISEREVDHCGRCRKCLDVCPTDAFIAPYQLDARRCISYLTIEHHGPVDLELRAKMGNRIYGCDDCLAVCPWNKFAERAVEVKYHGRAELMGAKLAELAVLDDAGFRALFSGSPIKRIGRNRFVRNVCYAIGNSGEPSLIEAAQGLVGDDDATVADAARWAVERLSG
- a CDS encoding SDR family oxidoreductase, with protein sequence MSVLLSFGHGFSAQALVPLLDGWRVIGTSRTAGKRKQDGVDMVQFPGTDMGAYLDDATHLLISAGPDADGDPVLRELRDEIAKREFEWVGYLSTTGVYGDHQGGWVDEETPLTPSTRRGQWRVAAETAWMEMDLPLHIFRLAGIYGPGRGPFSKVRAGTARRIIKEGQVFSRIHVEDIAQVLAASIARPNAGAVYNLCDDDPAPPQDVIGYAAELLGVPLPEAVAFEDADMTPMARSFYAESKRVRNVRIKDELGVVLKYPNYRVGLQALLRDEGG